In Flavobacterium gelatinilyticum, a genomic segment contains:
- a CDS encoding homogentisate 1,2-dioxygenase, giving the protein MPLYHKLGDFPQKRHTQFEKPNGGFYYEQLFGTEGFHGHSSLSYHVHRPTQVKEILNSYSVEPKIAIGKNIKSLLFKGFELKPENDFLDSRKAMLVNKDCIIGLAAPKESLRSYFYKNADADEMLFIHKGKGKLRTMLGNIPFEYGDYLIIPRGIIYQIEFETEENRLFYVESYTPFYTPKRYKNQSGQHLEHSPFCERDFILPNELETHDEKGDFLMKIKKEGMLHEVVYATHPFDVVGWDGYNFPYGFSIHNFEPITGRVHQPPPVHQTFETATFVVCSFCPRLYDYHPKAIPAPYNHSNIDSDEVIYYVDGDFMSRNNIEQGHITLHPKGIPHGPAPGAMERSIGHKETQELAVMVDTFRPLMITEEAMGLDDGQYYKSWTES; this is encoded by the coding sequence ATGCCACTATATCATAAACTTGGGGATTTCCCTCAAAAAAGACACACCCAGTTCGAAAAACCAAACGGCGGATTTTACTATGAACAATTGTTTGGGACAGAAGGTTTTCACGGACATTCTTCTCTTTCTTATCACGTTCACAGACCAACGCAGGTTAAAGAAATTTTAAACTCATATTCGGTTGAACCCAAAATTGCAATTGGCAAAAACATAAAATCGCTTCTTTTTAAAGGTTTCGAATTAAAACCCGAAAATGATTTTCTGGACAGCCGTAAAGCCATGCTTGTCAATAAAGACTGTATTATTGGTCTTGCTGCACCAAAAGAATCCCTTAGAAGTTATTTCTACAAAAACGCCGATGCCGATGAAATGCTTTTCATCCATAAAGGAAAAGGAAAGTTAAGAACCATGTTAGGAAATATTCCATTTGAATATGGTGATTATTTAATTATTCCACGCGGTATTATTTATCAGATAGAATTTGAAACAGAAGAAAACCGTCTGTTTTATGTCGAATCTTACACTCCTTTTTATACTCCAAAACGATATAAAAATCAGTCAGGCCAGCATTTAGAACATTCTCCGTTTTGCGAGCGTGATTTTATTTTACCAAATGAACTGGAAACGCACGATGAAAAAGGTGATTTTTTAATGAAAATTAAAAAAGAAGGCATGCTTCACGAAGTGGTTTATGCAACTCATCCTTTTGACGTTGTGGGTTGGGACGGATATAATTTCCCATACGGATTTTCAATTCATAATTTCGAACCTATAACGGGACGTGTTCATCAACCGCCTCCGGTACATCAAACATTTGAAACAGCAACATTTGTTGTTTGTTCTTTCTGCCCTAGACTTTATGATTATCACCCAAAAGCTATTCCAGCACCATACAATCACAGTAATATAGATTCTGACGAAGTCATATATTATGTTGATGGCGATTTTATGAGCCGTAATAACATTGAGCAGGGACATATTACTTTACACCCAAAAGGAATTCCTCACGGACCAGCACCGGGAGCAATGGAACGAAGCATTGGTCACAAAGAAACTCAGGAATTAGCCGTAATGGTGGATACGTTCCGCCCATTAATGATTACCGAAGAAGCTATGGGATTGGATGATGGTCAATACTACAAGTCATGGACTGAGTCTTAA
- a CDS encoding tetratricopeptide repeat protein, which yields MKNILYLFLLISQVFFAQSSFEKGNALYQKGQYKEAVQVYEDIIKEDKLESAELYFNLANSYYKLNKVAPSIYNYEKALVLKPNDPETLNNLKFAKKLTIDEIKEVPKVGFAKLIQNFTSIFDYNMWAKISVGIAFLFLLGFIGYYFSQRTITKRIYFVAMFIFLVALALSVSAGMSEKDHFDNDRPAIVFAELSEVRSEPQKGGAAIILLHEGAKVYVMESLGKWKKVELTDGTEGWIDGTTIKEVK from the coding sequence ATGAAAAACATACTATATCTCTTTTTATTAATCTCGCAGGTTTTCTTTGCTCAAAGCAGCTTTGAAAAAGGAAATGCTTTGTACCAAAAGGGACAATATAAAGAAGCGGTTCAGGTTTATGAAGATATTATCAAAGAAGATAAACTGGAGTCGGCTGAATTGTATTTTAATCTGGCAAACAGTTATTATAAACTGAACAAAGTTGCTCCTTCAATTTACAATTATGAAAAGGCTCTGGTATTAAAACCAAACGATCCGGAGACTCTAAACAACTTAAAATTTGCCAAAAAACTAACTATCGATGAAATAAAAGAAGTACCGAAAGTAGGTTTTGCAAAACTGATCCAGAATTTTACTTCAATTTTCGATTACAACATGTGGGCAAAAATTTCGGTTGGAATTGCTTTTTTGTTTTTACTTGGTTTTATCGGGTATTACTTTTCACAACGTACTATTACGAAACGAATCTATTTTGTTGCAATGTTTATTTTTTTGGTTGCTCTGGCTTTAAGCGTTTCTGCGGGAATGTCTGAAAAAGATCATTTTGACAACGATCGTCCGGCGATTGTTTTTGCCGAATTAAGCGAAGTAAGAAGCGAGCCTCAAAAAGGTGGTGCTGCGATTATTTTACTTCATGAAGGTGCAAAAGTATATGTAATGGAAAGCCTTGGAAAATGGAAAAAAGTCGAATTAACAGACGGTACCGAAGGCTGGATCGACGGAACAACAATTAAGGAAGTAAAATAA
- a CDS encoding vWA domain-containing protein has product MKNTPFYLLAFLLLVLISCKKQDASAYETVDLTAVASDEIPEEYVSDSNTESYAGLEENPFESPKKSPLSTFSIDVDNASYTNIRRFINEGQPVPKDAVRVEEMMNFFKYKYPQPKGENPFSINTELSDCPWNKNSQLLKIGLQGKNIPMTNLPASNLVFLIDVSGSMNDSNKLPLLKESMKILVKELRAKDKVSIVVYAGSAGVVLEPTSGDEKDEIMNAFNQLSAGGSTAGGEGIELAYKLAQENFIKEGNNRVVIATDGDFNVGASSDLDMEKLIEEKRKSGVFLTVLGFGMGNYKDSKMEILADKGNGNYAYIDNIQEANRFLGKEFKGSMFAIAKDVKIQIEFNPKHVQAYRLIGYENRKLKDEDFKNDAVDAGELGSGHTVTALYEIIPPGVESNYVPSDLKYTKVKTDETAYSDELATIKFRYKKPDGDKSIEIVNTIANKKTALNNSSEDFKFTTAVAWFGLKLRDSKFITNSSSADIKKLAKSGLSYDDEGYRAEFVRLVEAVN; this is encoded by the coding sequence ATGAAAAATACACCTTTTTATTTGCTGGCATTCCTTTTACTTGTTTTAATAAGTTGTAAAAAACAAGATGCGTCTGCCTACGAAACAGTTGATTTAACTGCTGTAGCTTCGGATGAAATTCCGGAAGAATATGTTTCAGATTCCAATACTGAAAGTTATGCCGGACTCGAAGAAAATCCTTTTGAGTCTCCAAAAAAATCTCCTCTTTCTACTTTTTCCATAGATGTTGACAATGCTTCTTATACCAATATCCGTCGTTTTATAAACGAAGGCCAGCCGGTTCCTAAAGATGCTGTTCGTGTAGAAGAAATGATGAACTTCTTTAAATATAAATATCCGCAGCCTAAAGGTGAGAATCCGTTTTCGATAAATACGGAGTTAAGCGACTGTCCGTGGAATAAAAATTCGCAGTTACTGAAAATAGGTTTACAGGGAAAGAATATTCCAATGACCAATCTTCCGGCATCTAACCTTGTTTTTTTAATTGATGTTTCGGGTTCGATGAATGATTCGAATAAACTGCCTTTGCTGAAGGAATCGATGAAAATTCTAGTGAAAGAATTACGTGCCAAGGATAAAGTTTCAATTGTAGTGTATGCCGGTTCTGCAGGTGTTGTTTTAGAGCCGACTTCCGGCGACGAAAAAGATGAAATTATGAATGCTTTTAACCAACTGAGCGCAGGCGGAAGTACAGCAGGAGGGGAAGGAATTGAACTGGCATATAAATTAGCGCAGGAAAATTTTATTAAAGAAGGAAATAACAGAGTAGTTATTGCAACCGATGGTGATTTTAATGTTGGTGCATCTTCTGATCTGGATATGGAAAAACTAATCGAAGAAAAAAGAAAATCAGGTGTGTTTTTAACTGTTTTAGGATTTGGAATGGGGAATTACAAAGACAGTAAAATGGAAATTCTGGCTGATAAAGGAAACGGAAATTATGCTTATATCGATAATATCCAGGAGGCCAATCGTTTTTTAGGAAAAGAATTTAAAGGATCAATGTTTGCCATTGCCAAAGATGTAAAAATCCAGATTGAATTTAATCCAAAACACGTTCAGGCGTATCGATTAATTGGTTATGAAAACCGAAAGTTAAAAGACGAAGATTTTAAAAATGATGCGGTCGATGCAGGAGAATTAGGAAGCGGCCATACGGTAACAGCTCTTTATGAGATTATTCCGCCGGGTGTCGAAAGTAATTATGTTCCGTCAGATTTAAAATATACCAAAGTAAAGACCGATGAAACAGCTTACAGCGATGAACTGGCCACGATTAAATTCCGTTATAAAAAACCGGATGGCGATAAAAGTATTGAAATCGTGAATACAATTGCAAACAAAAAAACAGCATTGAACAATAGTTCTGAAGATTTTAAATTTACAACTGCTGTTGCCTGGTTTGGTTTAAAATTGAGAGATTCAAAGTTTATCACAAATTCATCAAGTGCCGATATTAAGAAACTGGCCAAATCAGGATTATCATACGATGATGAAGGTTACAGAGCAGAGTTTGTCCGATTGGTAGAGGCTGTGAATTAA
- a CDS encoding four helix bundle protein yields MTFNEKYKDNALLIKTFNFALNIIYYTTELQEQKKFVITNQLLKSGTSIGANSKESQNAESKADFIHKLKITIKEADETEYWLFLYDAYKEYPNCKELIEQLSEILNKIISTSKMSSTR; encoded by the coding sequence ATCACTTTTAACGAAAAATATAAAGACAACGCTCTTTTAATTAAAACTTTCAATTTCGCATTAAACATTATTTATTATACAACAGAACTTCAAGAACAAAAAAAGTTTGTTATTACGAATCAATTATTAAAAAGCGGTACATCAATTGGAGCAAATTCAAAAGAGTCTCAAAATGCAGAAAGTAAAGCTGATTTTATTCATAAATTAAAAATTACAATTAAAGAAGCAGACGAAACTGAATATTGGTTGTTTTTGTATGATGCATATAAAGAATATCCTAATTGCAAAGAACTTATAGAACAGTTATCAGAAATTTTAAATAAAATAATATCAACATCAAAGATGAGTTCAACTAGATAA
- a CDS encoding patatin-like phospholipase family protein, producing the protein MRLIKLSISNILSTGFFLRSVWGKAFVLFSLLVLFPEKSFCQEIKQDSVKRPKIGLVLSGGGAKGFAHIGVLKVLEEAGVKIDYIGGTSMGSVIGGLYASGYNASQIDSIFKKTNFDDLINDYIPRSSKNFYGKKNDELYAIVLPFSKFRVGIPEALSKGMYNYNLLSSLTRNVRHIRDFNKLPTPFLCIGTNIETGEEVLLNKGNLVQAMMASAAFPSLFTPVEIDGNLLVDGGVVNNYPIKEVRNLGADIIIGVDVQDDLMKRKNLKNATRILVQITNLQSIDKMKSKIKDTDVYIKPDIRDYGVISFDKGEEIIRKGEEAAFAVYEKIKTLVNEDNYYKKPKLKVASDTIQIQKINTDRLDNYTKEYIRGKLRFKPGSTITYDDLKAGINNLDATKNFSTISYCLQPDGGKDDLDLVLKENPTQTYLKLGLHYDGLYKSAVLLNLTHNKTFLKNDVTSLDIILGDNFRYDFNYYVENGFNISFGFRSRLNQFNRNVTTSLSNLIGQNPNFNLINVDFMDISNQAYFQTIFVQKFLMGGGLDYKYLKINSPTLSNVENIIDKSSYMSAFAYLKYDSFDDKYYPSSGVYFSTDLQTYLASSDYTNKFKPFSIAKAELGFVRTIFDKTTVKFGADAGFNIGSDSVPFFDFILGGYGYNKINNFNYFYGYDFLSIAGNSFIKADISLDYEIFKKNHINLSANFANLGDDIFSSVDWLSMPKYTGYAVGYGLETIIGPIEIKQSWSPEMSKSFTWFSIGFLF; encoded by the coding sequence ATGCGCCTGATTAAGCTTTCCATTTCAAATATCCTCTCAACAGGATTTTTTCTACGTTCCGTTTGGGGTAAAGCATTTGTGCTTTTTTCTCTTTTGGTCCTTTTTCCTGAAAAATCTTTCTGTCAGGAAATCAAACAGGACAGTGTAAAAAGACCTAAAATCGGCTTGGTTTTAAGTGGCGGCGGTGCGAAAGGTTTTGCACATATTGGGGTTTTGAAAGTTCTCGAAGAAGCAGGAGTCAAAATCGACTACATTGGCGGTACAAGTATGGGATCTGTAATTGGCGGCCTTTACGCTTCCGGTTACAATGCTTCTCAAATTGATTCTATTTTCAAAAAAACCAATTTCGACGATTTAATAAACGATTATATTCCACGTTCGTCTAAAAACTTCTACGGAAAGAAAAATGACGAATTGTATGCAATTGTTTTACCGTTCAGTAAATTCAGAGTTGGTATCCCTGAAGCACTTTCAAAAGGAATGTACAACTATAACTTATTGAGCAGCCTGACCCGAAATGTTCGTCATATTCGTGATTTTAACAAACTTCCTACTCCGTTTTTATGTATTGGAACTAATATTGAAACCGGCGAAGAAGTTTTGCTGAACAAAGGAAATCTGGTTCAGGCCATGATGGCAAGTGCCGCTTTTCCATCCTTATTTACTCCTGTTGAAATCGACGGTAATTTATTGGTCGACGGCGGCGTTGTAAACAATTATCCAATAAAAGAAGTCCGCAATCTGGGTGCCGATATTATCATTGGTGTAGACGTTCAGGATGACTTAATGAAGCGAAAAAATCTAAAAAACGCGACAAGAATTCTGGTTCAGATTACCAACCTGCAGTCTATCGATAAAATGAAAAGCAAAATCAAGGATACTGATGTTTATATTAAACCGGATATTCGCGATTACGGTGTAATTTCTTTTGATAAAGGAGAAGAAATCATCAGAAAAGGAGAAGAAGCCGCTTTTGCTGTATACGAAAAAATTAAAACGCTGGTAAACGAAGACAATTATTATAAAAAACCAAAATTAAAAGTTGCGTCTGATACGATTCAAATACAGAAAATAAACACAGACCGTTTAGATAATTATACTAAAGAATACATTCGCGGTAAACTTCGTTTTAAACCGGGAAGCACCATTACTTATGATGATCTTAAAGCCGGAATTAATAATCTGGATGCTACTAAAAATTTCAGCACAATCTCCTATTGTCTGCAGCCGGACGGCGGTAAGGACGATCTTGACCTGGTTTTAAAGGAAAATCCAACGCAGACTTATTTAAAACTGGGCCTTCATTACGACGGACTATACAAAAGTGCTGTTTTGCTAAATCTTACGCACAACAAAACATTTTTAAAAAACGATGTCACTTCTCTTGATATTATTTTAGGAGATAATTTTAGATACGACTTTAATTATTATGTCGAAAATGGTTTCAATATCAGTTTTGGTTTCCGTTCCAGATTAAATCAGTTTAACCGAAACGTAACGACAAGTCTGAGTAATCTTATCGGACAGAATCCAAATTTCAATTTAATTAATGTTGACTTTATGGATATAAGTAATCAGGCCTACTTTCAGACTATTTTTGTTCAGAAGTTCTTAATGGGCGGTGGTTTAGATTATAAGTATCTGAAAATAAACTCCCCTACACTTTCTAACGTAGAAAATATAATTGATAAAAGCAGTTATATGAGTGCCTTTGCTTATTTAAAATACGACTCGTTTGACGATAAATATTACCCAAGTTCCGGGGTATATTTTTCTACAGATCTACAGACGTACCTTGCTTCATCTGATTATACCAATAAATTCAAACCTTTTTCTATCGCCAAAGCCGAACTTGGTTTTGTGAGAACCATATTTGATAAAACAACAGTAAAATTTGGTGCCGATGCCGGTTTTAATATAGGAAGCGACAGTGTACCGTTTTTCGATTTTATATTAGGAGGCTATGGTTATAACAAAATCAATAACTTCAACTACTTCTATGGGTATGACTTTTTAAGTATTGCAGGAAATAGTTTTATTAAAGCCGATATTTCGCTTGATTACGAAATTTTCAAAAAGAACCATATCAACCTTTCTGCTAATTTTGCCAATCTGGGCGATGATATTTTTAGTTCTGTAGACTGGTTATCGATGCCTAAATATACAGGTTATGCTGTGGGTTACGGTCTGGAAACTATAATTGGCCCAATTGAAATTAAGCAGTCATGGTCGCCGGAAATGTCTAAAAGTTTTACCTGGTTCAGCATCGGATTTTTATTTTAA
- a CDS encoding succinylglutamate desuccinylase/aspartoacylase family protein, producing the protein MKNSKPLVIFGESILPGEHKTINVEIARLHTTTKLNIPVIVRRSKHEGPVVLFSAGIHGDEINGVEVVRQIISKKINRPERGTIICIPIINMYGFVNKSREFPDGRDLNRVFPGSKKGSLASRFAYHIVEQILPIIDYAVDFHAGGASRFNVPQIRITENNMELKLLADIFNAPFTLYSKNIGGSFRNTCEKANIKMLLFEGGKSLDINDAVANEGVKGVKRLLHYLNMLDPKHIVEPALETSIYIKYSVWLRAKCSGLLHDYNMVGKFVTKGTILAIITDPFGKFEQKVKAPHDGYVINANHSPIVYEGDAIYHLSKNSPINADE; encoded by the coding sequence ATGAAAAATAGTAAGCCCCTGGTTATTTTCGGCGAATCAATTCTGCCGGGAGAACATAAGACCATAAATGTCGAAATTGCCCGATTACACACAACAACCAAACTCAATATTCCGGTCATTGTACGTCGTTCCAAACACGAAGGTCCGGTTGTTTTATTTTCGGCAGGAATTCATGGTGATGAAATTAATGGTGTCGAAGTTGTCCGCCAGATTATCAGCAAGAAAATCAACCGCCCCGAAAGAGGAACTATTATTTGTATTCCAATTATCAATATGTATGGTTTTGTGAATAAATCCAGAGAATTTCCTGACGGTCGTGACTTAAATCGTGTTTTTCCCGGAAGTAAAAAAGGATCGCTGGCAAGCCGCTTTGCCTATCATATCGTCGAGCAGATTTTACCAATTATAGATTATGCAGTCGATTTTCATGCCGGAGGCGCCAGCCGTTTTAATGTTCCCCAGATCCGGATTACCGAAAATAACATGGAATTAAAATTGCTGGCAGATATTTTTAATGCGCCGTTTACTTTATACTCTAAAAATATTGGCGGTTCTTTTCGAAATACCTGCGAAAAAGCCAACATAAAAATGCTGCTTTTTGAAGGCGGAAAATCATTGGATATAAATGATGCGGTTGCCAATGAAGGTGTAAAAGGAGTAAAGCGGCTGCTGCATTACCTGAATATGCTGGATCCAAAACATATTGTTGAGCCTGCTTTAGAAACTTCTATTTATATTAAATATTCAGTCTGGCTTCGCGCAAAATGTTCCGGACTGCTTCATGATTACAATATGGTTGGTAAATTTGTAACCAAAGGAACTATACTGGCCATTATTACAGATCCGTTTGGAAAGTTTGAACAAAAAGTAAAAGCACCGCATGATGGGTATGTTATTAATGCCAATCATTCGCCAATTGTATACGAAGGCGATGCGATTTATCATTTATCTAAAAATTCTCCCATAAATGCCGACGAATAA
- the uvrC gene encoding excinuclease ABC subunit UvrC, protein MQKPSLDLQILTLPDNPGVYQYYDKDGKILYVGKAKNLKKRVSSYFNKIHDTAKTNVLVRKIVTIKHIVVPTESDALLLENNLIKTLQPRYNVLLRDDKSYPWICIKKEPFSRIFSTRRMVKDGSEYFGPYTSFKTVHTILDLIKELYPLRTCNYDLSKSNIDSGKFKVCLEYHIGNCKGPCEGMEPLEEYQRQVDAIREILKGNFKESMKDFKRLMVKYAEDLRFEEAQKIKEKIEVLENYQSRSTIVNPKITNIDVFSIVSDESAAYVNFLQISHGSIIRSHTLEMKKKLDESDEELLELAIVELRERFHLLSKEIIVPFEIDLGEKIKTTVPQLGDKKQILDLSIRNAKFYRIEQLKQLQIVDPDRHVNRIMAQMQKDLRLPAEPRHIECFDNSNIQGTNPVAACVVFKDGKASKKDYRHFNVKTVEGPDDFASMTEIVYRRYKRLLDENEPLPQLIIIDGGKGQLSAALKSIDELGLRGKVAIIGIAKRLEELFYPGDSIPLYLDKKSETLKVIQQLRNEAHRFGITFHRDKRSKAALNSSVESIPGIGEKTMLTLIQHFKSVKRLKLASEKEISAVIGVSKAKKIVDFYKTN, encoded by the coding sequence ATGCAAAAACCGTCCTTAGATCTTCAAATTCTCACCTTACCGGATAATCCCGGCGTATATCAGTATTACGATAAAGACGGGAAAATCTTGTATGTGGGGAAGGCCAAAAATTTAAAAAAAAGGGTTTCCTCCTACTTCAATAAAATTCACGATACGGCAAAAACGAATGTTCTGGTTCGAAAAATCGTGACCATCAAACATATTGTTGTTCCTACCGAAAGTGATGCGCTTTTATTAGAAAACAATCTAATAAAAACTTTGCAGCCAAGGTACAACGTGCTTTTGCGCGATGACAAAAGTTATCCCTGGATTTGTATCAAAAAAGAACCTTTTTCGAGAATATTTTCAACCCGAAGAATGGTCAAAGACGGTTCTGAATATTTTGGACCCTACACCAGTTTCAAAACCGTGCATACTATACTGGATTTAATTAAAGAATTATATCCGTTACGAACCTGCAATTACGATTTAAGCAAATCGAATATAGACTCGGGCAAATTTAAAGTCTGCCTTGAATATCATATCGGCAACTGCAAAGGTCCGTGCGAAGGCATGGAACCACTGGAAGAATACCAGCGCCAGGTTGATGCGATCCGCGAAATCCTGAAAGGAAATTTTAAAGAAAGCATGAAAGATTTCAAGCGTTTAATGGTAAAATATGCCGAAGATTTACGTTTTGAAGAGGCACAAAAAATCAAAGAAAAAATTGAAGTACTTGAAAATTATCAGTCAAGATCGACCATTGTAAATCCAAAGATTACCAATATCGATGTATTTTCGATTGTATCTGATGAAAGTGCCGCTTATGTAAACTTTCTACAAATATCGCATGGTTCAATCATTCGTTCGCATACTCTGGAAATGAAGAAAAAACTGGACGAAAGCGACGAAGAATTATTAGAACTGGCAATTGTAGAACTTCGCGAGCGTTTTCACTTATTATCAAAAGAAATTATTGTTCCGTTTGAAATTGATTTGGGCGAAAAAATAAAAACAACCGTTCCACAGCTTGGAGATAAAAAACAGATATTGGATTTGTCCATCCGAAATGCCAAATTCTACCGAATCGAACAGTTGAAACAATTGCAGATTGTAGATCCGGATCGCCACGTTAACCGAATCATGGCGCAGATGCAGAAAGATTTACGTCTTCCGGCTGAGCCTCGCCATATAGAATGTTTTGACAACTCGAATATCCAGGGAACAAATCCTGTTGCGGCCTGTGTCGTTTTTAAAGACGGAAAAGCCAGCAAAAAAGATTACCGTCATTTTAATGTAAAAACGGTTGAAGGTCCTGACGATTTTGCTTCGATGACCGAAATTGTATACCGCCGTTACAAAAGATTACTGGATGAAAATGAACCTTTACCGCAATTAATTATTATTGACGGCGGGAAAGGACAATTATCTGCTGCTTTAAAAAGCATCGACGAACTCGGCTTACGTGGTAAAGTAGCTATTATAGGAATCGCAAAACGTCTTGAAGAACTTTTTTATCCGGGCGATTCAATCCCGTTATATCTCGATAAAAAATCCGAAACCCTTAAAGTTATCCAGCAGCTGCGAAATGAAGCGCACCGTTTCGGGATCACGTTTCACCGTGATAAACGAAGCAAAGCAGCCCTTAATTCATCTGTAGAAAGCATTCCCGGAATAGGCGAAAAAACCATGCTCACGTTAATACAACATTTTAAAAGTGTTAAAAGATTGAAATTAGCATCAGAAAAAGAAATATCTGCTGTCATTGGTGTGTCAAAAGCCAAAAAAATTGTCGACTTTTACAAAACCAACTAG
- a CDS encoding 5-formyltetrahydrofolate cyclo-ligase, translating to MPTNKKELRLHYKNLRAALSESDIEEKSLAIANSLIQLPIWDKTYYHVFLPIVEHKEIDTEFILHLLSGKDKEIVISKSDFETREMTHFLLTDNTKIKKNEYNIPEPINGLQVPVQNIDVVFVPLLAFDIFGNRIGYGKGFYDKFLAGCKPETIKIGLSFFESVKMIDDVFESDVKLDYCITPLKIYTF from the coding sequence ATGCCGACGAATAAAAAAGAATTACGACTTCATTATAAAAATCTTCGCGCAGCACTTTCTGAAAGTGATATCGAAGAAAAAAGTCTGGCTATTGCCAATAGTCTGATTCAGCTGCCTATTTGGGACAAAACTTATTACCATGTTTTTCTTCCAATTGTGGAGCATAAAGAAATCGACACCGAATTTATCCTGCATTTACTTTCCGGAAAAGATAAAGAAATCGTGATTTCGAAAAGCGATTTTGAAACCCGTGAAATGACGCATTTTTTATTGACCGATAATACCAAAATTAAAAAAAACGAGTATAATATTCCCGAACCAATAAACGGACTTCAGGTTCCGGTTCAAAATATTGATGTGGTTTTTGTGCCTCTTCTTGCTTTTGATATTTTTGGCAATCGCATTGGCTACGGAAAAGGTTTTTACGATAAATTTCTTGCCGGTTGTAAACCCGAAACGATAAAAATTGGACTTTCTTTCTTCGAATCTGTAAAAATGATTGATGACGTCTTTGAATCTGATGTAAAATTAGATTATTGCATTACGCCCTTGAAAATCTACACCTTCTGA